Below is a genomic region from Candidatus Hydrogenedentota bacterium.
TTGTATTTGGGGGCGATTGTGGGTATTCTGGTGGCGGCGCTGGTGTTTGGGATGGCGCCGGGGGTGGCCCAAAGTTTTGATCCGGATGACGATTTGCCTCGCACGACCGGCATCGAAAAAGCCTTGACGAAATTGGGCCGGGGCTTGTCGAATGTCATGTTGGGTTGGGCGGAAATTCCCGTCACGTTTGATAAAAAACTCAAGCAGGGAAAACCGTTGCAGTACCTGTTGGGCGTGGCGCCCGTGTTGGGTACGGCCCGCGCGGTCATGCGCACCTCGACAGGCGTGTTCGAAGTGGTGTCGTTTCCCTTTTCCGACCGGGAAGTGAATTACGAGGCGGTCCTCGAACCGGAGTTTATCTTCTGAGTCAGCCAGTCTTTTGGAAAAAACAGGGAGCAGGCAGGGTCGGACGTTTAACCTTGCTGGACAACCGGCAAGCCAATATTGTTCTTGTTGGCGCGCGGCAAAATCCGAAAGGGGCGATTGTTGTTTTGCCCGGGGAAGCGGGGGGGGCTGTTCAAACCCTTCCCCTTTCGATGGCGCTTAATCTGA
It encodes:
- a CDS encoding exosortase system-associated protein, TIGR04073 family; protein product: MDTKKRLYLGAIVGILVAALVFGMAPGVAQSFDPDDDLPRTTGIEKALTKLGRGLSNVMLGWAEIPVTFDKKLKQGKPLQYLLGVAPVLGTARAVMRTSTGVFEVVSFPFSDREVNYEAVLEPEFIF